Proteins encoded by one window of Vampirovibrionales bacterium:
- the pyrE gene encoding orotate phosphoribosyltransferase, producing MLSSALLQTQRDELFELLKRLAFRRGDFILASGKRASFYLDCRLVTLHGRGAHLIGQLLYEQLEPLHLDAVGGVVLGAAPMVSAITARSAQAGNPMHGFLIRKQGKGHGADRLVEGPIDPWMRVAIVEDVITTGRSVLQGIETLRRSLPDIKITGVYALIDRGDGGREAIEAESIPCQALYSVDEFLRG from the coding sequence ATGCTATCCAGCGCCCTTCTTCAGACCCAACGGGATGAACTCTTCGAGCTGCTCAAGCGGCTGGCTTTCCGGCGCGGCGACTTTATTCTGGCCTCTGGCAAGCGCGCCTCGTTTTACCTAGACTGCCGTCTGGTCACGCTCCACGGGCGCGGGGCGCATCTCATCGGCCAATTGCTCTACGAACAGCTTGAACCGCTACACTTGGACGCCGTTGGCGGCGTGGTGCTGGGCGCCGCCCCCATGGTCAGCGCGATTACGGCGCGCAGCGCTCAGGCGGGCAATCCCATGCACGGCTTCCTGATTCGCAAACAGGGCAAGGGCCATGGCGCGGATCGTCTGGTCGAAGGCCCCATCGACCCGTGGATGCGCGTGGCGATTGTCGAAGACGTTATCACCACGGGGCGATCCGTCCTGCAAGGCATCGAAACCCTGCGCCGCAGCCTGCCCGATATCAAAATCACGGGCGTCTACGCCCTGATTGATCGCGGCGACGGCGGTCGCGAGGCTATTGAGGCGGAATCGATTCCGTGTCAGGCGTTGTATAGCGTTGACGAATTTCTTCGGGGATGA
- the rsmG gene encoding 16S rRNA (guanine(527)-N(7))-methyltransferase RsmG, whose amino-acid sequence MPDPCDDAPPPPLNWDEWLDAARALNAAPDNFDAFQADCQRLYHALIEANRTMNLTRLTAPEDFLRRHALDSLTVLPFIPHGARVADVGSGAGFPALPLALARPDLSVVAIEATGKKCRFIEAMREALALESRLTVVNARSEDLTRHPDFAGRFDVVTARAVAALPKLAPWTLPLLKPGGRLLAIKGRPTARQELTAAKDALRRFAGVRAQIHEPPHDWTAQTAVIILETPL is encoded by the coding sequence ATGCCCGACCCTTGCGATGACGCCCCGCCGCCGCCCCTGAACTGGGACGAGTGGCTTGACGCGGCGCGCGCGCTCAACGCCGCCCCGGACAATTTCGATGCGTTTCAGGCTGACTGCCAGCGACTCTATCACGCCCTGATTGAGGCCAATCGGACGATGAATCTGACGCGGCTGACCGCGCCGGAGGATTTTCTGCGCCGCCATGCGCTGGATTCGCTGACGGTTCTGCCGTTTATCCCGCACGGGGCGCGCGTGGCCGACGTGGGCAGCGGCGCGGGATTCCCAGCGTTGCCGCTGGCGCTGGCGCGACCCGATCTGAGCGTCGTCGCCATTGAGGCCACCGGCAAGAAATGCCGCTTTATCGAGGCCATGCGCGAGGCGCTCGCGCTGGAATCGCGCCTGACGGTGGTCAACGCCCGCAGCGAAGACCTCACGCGCCATCCCGATTTTGCCGGACGATTTGACGTCGTGACCGCTCGCGCAGTGGCCGCCCTGCCCAAGCTCGCGCCCTGGACGCTGCCGCTGTTGAAGCCCGGCGGGAGGCTGCTTGCCATTAAAGGCCGCCCCACGGCCCGCCAGGAGCTAACGGCCGCCAAAGACGCGCTGCGACGTTTTGCAGGCGTCCGCGCGCAGATTCACGAGCCGCCGCACGACTGGACGGCGCAGACGGCGGTGATTATCCTGGAAACGCCCCTGTAA
- a CDS encoding tetratricopeptide repeat protein: protein MTLAPYISQAVLERLKSGTFVADRRSNPGALRLRDRRDTLSPLAVTKRCVRYDHHVFANRAPLIIQLAESLNDPAKKLAMVSGPQGCGKTSLIRGIVELMGGGREQLLWFDVNVHTDFEEVIGFLIQSITTLCSALSLSAPEEGRILTPTGAPPDPFMHLERLIDRVNDVPLLIVIDNIEYLVNSEHQLMSQPLKETLNYLLSFPNLKVILCGERMPYADIRARGPAMTHLQLAGLSLKEVQALIAESSFPPLGERRMMALCRKTQGRPWLLKLAFYLQKKLASDPERHAAFLQELTAFLDDRAAAATPAGVDDLDGLEAASPVEPIIHFIYRRLSPGERKLTHALALIRHPVDIVVLGAMFPGLLPEDREAAAAMLDHSLLTPLMKRIFSPQAVMAHIRKRHEPPSTFLPSYEFYRQARKLLMPLIPEAEQIQLRRALEAFYLRERDLPQSRRAYPVKTRILAEEAARHATLARQRRTGAARDAQSAIFRTESPAVVVKTPPAVATSAPLSFQAASAPASTDAAALDSGLAPSGATPRFRDALAAASLPPLEAAPPRESKSWEKTPEETPSRSNAPPLPTRAETPAFTDDAVSSGAGPDLPPPSAPLAADAPAREIQQRLADAVTRRDQPAVVESLLALAECRQSAGRSQDAEACLRAALSHAHEIPPSARVNLHQRWARFCVETFRPREALEALEKALTALDAAPEAADAPGADAASAETRIRIYDQTGDLLALQGRPHEALAAYFKALDLQPAPETARERQAAYAERYFKIAQLYDDLAMPDNALTYYEQCLSLDREMGSALSCAATLTNIGALQLERERPQEALASFKAALEFDRRAENAEGAHQTLMLMAMAQLRLGETASAEECYRQALANAIREENSLWKANVYLKLARLYLASGEAERALVHYQSARASIDPGEVSADSLSYLDQQIKETLYAIQRPSSDPTG from the coding sequence ATGACGCTTGCGCCCTATATCAGTCAGGCGGTTCTCGAACGCCTGAAGTCCGGGACGTTTGTCGCCGATCGGCGATCGAATCCTGGCGCGCTGCGTCTGCGCGATCGCCGCGACACGCTTTCGCCGCTGGCGGTCACCAAGCGCTGCGTGCGCTACGACCACCATGTGTTCGCCAACCGCGCGCCGCTGATTATCCAGCTCGCCGAAAGCCTGAACGATCCCGCCAAGAAGCTCGCCATGGTCAGCGGCCCGCAAGGCTGCGGCAAAACCAGCCTGATTCGCGGCATTGTCGAGTTAATGGGCGGCGGGCGCGAGCAATTGCTCTGGTTTGACGTCAACGTCCATACCGATTTCGAAGAAGTCATCGGCTTTCTCATCCAGTCCATCACCACGCTATGTTCCGCCTTGAGCCTGTCGGCCCCGGAAGAAGGGCGCATCCTGACGCCCACGGGCGCGCCGCCGGATCCCTTCATGCATCTGGAGCGTCTCATCGATCGGGTCAACGACGTGCCGCTGCTCATCGTGATCGATAACATCGAGTACCTGGTCAACAGCGAACATCAGTTGATGTCGCAGCCGCTGAAAGAGACGCTCAACTACCTGTTGTCCTTTCCCAATCTCAAGGTCATCCTGTGCGGCGAGCGGATGCCGTATGCCGATATCCGCGCGCGCGGCCCGGCCATGACGCACCTGCAACTGGCGGGCCTGTCGCTCAAAGAAGTGCAGGCGCTGATTGCCGAATCGTCCTTCCCGCCCTTGGGAGAGCGCCGCATGATGGCGCTGTGCCGCAAGACCCAGGGCCGTCCGTGGCTGCTGAAGCTCGCCTTTTACCTGCAAAAGAAGCTGGCCAGCGACCCCGAGCGCCATGCGGCCTTTTTGCAGGAACTGACCGCCTTTCTCGACGATCGCGCCGCCGCCGCCACGCCTGCGGGCGTTGACGATCTCGACGGGCTGGAGGCGGCTTCCCCCGTGGAGCCGATTATCCATTTTATTTACCGCCGTCTCAGTCCCGGCGAACGAAAACTTACCCATGCGCTGGCGTTGATCCGCCATCCGGTCGATATTGTCGTGCTCGGCGCGATGTTTCCGGGTCTGCTGCCCGAAGATCGCGAGGCCGCCGCCGCCATGCTCGATCATTCGCTGCTGACGCCGCTCATGAAGCGGATTTTCTCGCCGCAGGCGGTGATGGCGCATATCCGAAAGCGCCATGAGCCGCCATCGACCTTTCTGCCGAGTTACGAGTTTTACCGCCAGGCGCGCAAACTCCTGATGCCGCTGATCCCGGAAGCGGAGCAAATCCAGTTGCGTCGCGCGCTGGAGGCTTTTTATCTGCGCGAGCGCGATTTACCGCAGAGTCGCCGCGCCTATCCCGTCAAAACCCGGATTCTGGCGGAAGAGGCCGCCCGCCACGCGACGCTGGCCCGTCAGCGGCGAACCGGCGCGGCGCGCGACGCGCAGAGCGCTATCTTTCGCACAGAATCTCCTGCCGTTGTCGTCAAGACGCCGCCTGCCGTTGCAACATCAGCCCCGCTGTCCTTTCAGGCCGCTTCCGCGCCCGCTTCGACGGATGCCGCCGCGCTTGATTCCGGGCTGGCGCCCTCTGGGGCGACGCCGCGCTTTCGCGATGCGCTGGCCGCCGCCAGTCTGCCGCCGCTGGAAGCGGCCCCGCCCAGAGAATCGAAATCATGGGAAAAAACGCCAGAAGAAACGCCCTCTCGCTCTAATGCGCCTCCCCTGCCGACGCGCGCCGAGACGCCTGCTTTTACCGATGACGCCGTTTCATCCGGCGCGGGCCCTGACCTCCCGCCGCCGTCCGCCCCTCTGGCCGCCGACGCCCCGGCGCGGGAGATTCAGCAACGCCTTGCCGATGCTGTGACGCGGCGCGATCAGCCCGCCGTGGTCGAGTCCCTGCTGGCGCTTGCGGAGTGTCGCCAGAGCGCCGGGCGCTCGCAAGACGCCGAAGCCTGCCTGCGGGCGGCGCTTTCCCATGCGCATGAGATTCCGCCGTCGGCGCGGGTGAATCTGCATCAACGCTGGGCGCGCTTTTGCGTCGAAACCTTTCGCCCGCGCGAGGCGCTGGAGGCTCTCGAAAAGGCCCTGACGGCTCTGGATGCGGCGCCCGAGGCCGCAGACGCGCCGGGGGCAGACGCCGCTAGCGCAGAGACCCGCATCCGCATTTACGATCAGACCGGCGATTTGCTGGCCCTGCAAGGGCGTCCGCACGAGGCGCTGGCGGCCTACTTCAAGGCGCTTGACCTGCAACCCGCCCCGGAAACCGCCCGCGAGCGCCAGGCGGCCTATGCCGAGCGCTATTTCAAGATCGCGCAGCTTTACGACGACCTCGCCATGCCCGATAACGCCCTCACGTACTATGAGCAATGCCTGTCGCTGGACCGCGAAATGGGCTCGGCGCTGTCGTGCGCCGCGACGCTGACCAACATCGGCGCGCTGCAACTGGAGCGCGAGCGTCCGCAAGAGGCGCTGGCCTCGTTTAAAGCCGCGCTGGAGTTCGATCGCCGCGCCGAAAACGCTGAAGGCGCGCACCAGACCCTGATGCTGATGGCCATGGCCCAATTGCGCCTGGGCGAAACCGCCAGCGCCGAAGAGTGCTACCGTCAGGCGCTGGCCAACGCCATCCGCGAAGAGAACTCGCTGTGGAAGGCCAACGTCTACCTCAAGCTGGCGCGGCTGTATCTGGCCTCAGGCGAGGCCGAGCGCGCGCTGGTGCATTATCAGTCGGCCCGCGCCAGCATCGATCCCGGCGAAGTGTCCGCCGACAGTCTGTCTTATCTCGATCAGCAAATCAAGGAGACCCTTTATGCTATCCAGCGCCCTTCTTCAGACCCAACGGGATGA